Genomic DNA from Parasteatoda tepidariorum isolate YZ-2023 chromosome 3, CAS_Ptep_4.0, whole genome shotgun sequence:
TGGCGCATCCAGATCAAAAAGCGAAATTAGCTTTAATAGTCGATGCATCTGATCATGCGATTGGTGGTGTGGTGCAACGAAATATTTCAGGTGTCTGGGAACCACTGAGTTTTTTCTCCAAGAAGTTGACAGACACTCAAACACGCTATAGTACCTATGACAGAGGGCTACTAGCAGCCTATTGtgatataaaacatttcaagTATTTCTTAGAAGGacacaattttacaatttacaCTGACCACCGTCCTCTAATTTACGCATTTCTGCAGAAAGGTGATAAAGCATCACCGCGACAGATGAGGCATCTAGATTCTATCAGCCAATTTACAACTGATATACAGCACATTTCTGGTGTAGATAATGAAGTAACTGACGCACTATCAAGAGTTGAGGAAGTTGTCCTTCGGGAAACGATTGATTTTAGTGCACTAGCCAAGGAGCAAGAAACTGATGAAGAGCTCAAAAATCTCATAAAATCAAATACTaatctaaagtttgaaaaaaattacctattttCGGAACcgataaagaaatatattgtgaCATTTCCACAGGAAAACCACGACCTTATGTGACAAAGGCATTtcgaaaagtaatattttcgtCAATCTACAACCTATGTCATCCAGGAGCTCGAGCTGCAGCACATCTAGTGACAAAAAAGTTTGTATGGCCTTCAATGAACAAGGATATCAAAGAATTCACTAAAAACTGTCTATCTTGTCAAAGATCCAAGATACAGCGACATGTGCATAAACCGGTTGGGGAGTATGTACCAACTTCAAAAAGATTTGACGAAATTCATCTGGACATAATTGGACTTTTGATAACTTCCGAAGGACAAAGATATTGAGTAACCCTAATAGACAGGTTTATTCGCTGGTCAGAAGCCATACCGGTACCTGATATTAAAGCTAACACCGTTGCAGAAGCAATTTATAGTGGTTGGATTTCCCGCTTTGGAACACCAATAATAATTACAGATCAAGGAAGTCAGTTCGAGTCGTCTCTTTTCACCGAACTTGCCCATATCTTGGGAATCAAGAGAAGGCGAACCACATGTTACAATCCTGCTTGCAATGGGTTTATAGAGCGATGGCATCGAACTCTGAAAAATAGCATAATGCGCCATAATAATCCTCAGTGGACGAAAGTTCTACCAACTGTACTACTGGGGCTACGCTCCACTTTCAGAGAAGAATTCCAAACAACTCCATCGGAATTGGTTTATGGCTCAGATATAAGATTACCTAGTGATTTCCTTCATGAAACACACGCATCTACTGACATTTCTACTTTTGCTGGTCAACTACCGAAGTACTTATCTCAAGTTAGGCCTGCTCCATCTTCACGACATGGAAAATCTGCCATTTTTGTGATGAAAGATCTTAACACTACTTCTCATGTATTCGTGCGAACTGACGCCGTTCGTCCGCCACTTCAACCCCCATACGAAGGACCTTTTCCAGAAACAAAGATTACTACACACTatcaataaaggaaaaatttcgaaatatctCGATTAATCGTTTAAAGCCATGCTTCATAGAACAGTCTGCAGACTTGAATAACAACGCCTCTTCCTTCAGTTTAATGCCTACAGTCGGCACACCTTCAGTCCTTCCAAAAATTGCTGCTTCAAATATCAAGAAGAAAAAGGGTTACATTTTCTGACGAACCGCCTAAGAAGCCGCTGACGAACCGCCTTTTTTAACAAGACATCACGTGATGGGAGACCTATCAAAGTTCCATCTAAATTTCTCGATTCGTTCGAATGAGGTTCTcactggaaggggagtaatgaaGCGACGTGACATCACTCATCATATTctgcataaattgtttttataattatttattaactttaagtttgttttaactacaactttaattcttacttttcagaattgcattttaatgttGTTCTATTATTTGATCTTTgtgtatttgcattttaaatatttgatgccGCATTTAGACTAAACCAGTCGTGGATaaagtgtaaataaatgtaaatagtaattatttaatgtgtttataaGTTCAAATCATTCATTACTCTTCAGAACTACCCGTGTTTCAGAAACATCGGAGCAACGGGAAAAAAGACTTGAATCTAATCGAGAACACAATGCTTTTGCCCGTTCCTTAGAAACGTCTGAACAGGAAAGAAGACTGTTAACAAATCAACTACGCACTACTCAAGTCCGTTCGTTGGAAACATCAGAGCAACGGAAAAGAAGATGGTTAACGAATCAACTACGCACTACTCAAGCCCGTTCGTTGGAAACATCAGAGCAGCGGGAAAGAAGACTGTTAACGAATCAACTGCGCATTACTCAAGACAGTTTGTTGGAAACAACAGAGCAACGGGAAGCAAGAATGAAGCCCGATTGAGAACGCACTACTCAAACCCGTTCGTCGGAAACATCAGGGCAACGGGAAGCAGGAATGAAAATCAGTCAAGAACGAGCTTCGCTATTCAGACGCTGCCAATACTCTGATTTGAATCTCAGTGCATTTCACTATGATCCGACAGCCAACTATAGTCTTCACCCAAGCATCATCATCGgaaaaatgaatcaattatGAATGTTTTGTAGTGCTCTCAAATTTAGGAATGAAACAGCTGGAATTTGTTGTTCTGGTGGAAAAGTGAAACTACCAGATTTAACGTCACCAACCGAGCCATTATCAACGCTGTTATCTAGTCAAGCAAatcaattgaaactttttttggcGAATATATGTCGGTATATTCGTGTTTCCAAATAACTTCATTCGGTGCTCCAAGTATTGGTGCGCATATGGCCCGTCAgagttatttattacattcacaTGCAATCCTGCTTGAGCTGAAATTAAAGAGCTTTTGTAACCTAGGCAAACATCATCGTATCTTACTGATGTATTACCGCACGtgagttaaaacaaattataagcTCCATACTTGGTTTTATTGTGCAGCGTCATGTTTTTGGATCGATACGGTGTTTGATGTACTCTATTGAATGGCAAAAAAGAGGATTGCCATTCAAAATCACTCCATGCCAAATTGGTCAGCTTATATCAGCAGAAATACCTGATATCGCCATTAATCCGACTTTTTTAGATCATCatccaaaatatgtttcatggtCCGTGTGCATCACCATACATGTCTGTTTGAAAATGCCCTGACGATATCCTAGAGAATTAACTGCTGAGACTATCACTGGTTTTTTTACCATTcaataaaattctcatttcaaatcataatGGCAAATCTCATTGacacacttaaatacaaaattaaaattcaaactgaaagCGTTGCAACGCGTGCAGGGTACAgctagtatttaaataaatgtatgctCAATGATTTCTCTCTTAGAAACGATTCGAAAACCTGGTGGGCACAGTTACTTAGACAATCGGGGTAATTTTGCCAAACAAATATTATCTAGAATGAAAACTGCATCTTAATTTGATCCTGTAATTGCATTTGTTGAGTTTAAAATgaccaaacaaaaaaaatatttaacatgttatatatttattacttttataaattatgtaaaattgtgtttatataggacatttgataagaatttagattcctggtttaaaattttactatatatagtatcagaaaaaaaagaaaaaaaagcgtgaTTGCaggtggggaaaaaattaaaaatttgctcctCCCATGGTCATATTTCAAGACCATGGAACCGTCGCAAAAGCATGCAGGGCCCCCtgccacaaaaatattttagacccCTATAACATatcataatgtttaaaaacgaactaaaaaacttcacatacgtaaaataaatcatttttaagatatgatgCAATCATTTTAACAAGTTTAAACACGATTTGATCATCccaaaaactcaaaaaaaaaaaaaaaacatttttaagttatatataagttttaaaaaatatgatttgccAACCAGTTGTAatcctcaaataataaaataattttcgtaatcatggaaattaattgaaataattaaattaaatttaataagcataaaggtataacaaattaaaataaattcaaaagatatgaattattttgtcaaactaAACAGTTATTGAAACGTCTTTCAATGCCCTAgtatctaaaattttcattggaacattgaaaaatagatttcggttccctttttaagttttcttgtggataaactattcaaattattggtGCTTGCATGATAATCAATcattatttgtagaaaaaaatgcacaCTTTATAAAACAgagtgtatttatattttaaaaaatatataaggcaATGCCGTTTATTCTCTAAACACAATCTGCAAAAGGTAAGATTTTCAAGGACCCCTTGAGTGCCAGGGACGGCCGGCCACTGCCCAGGTGTGCACATGCGTAAAGACGTATAGAACAAATATAGACATATAGATGTCATAGAACAAACGGTGAGCCCCGATGACTCAGTGGACTGTCACTGTGAATAACTAGATTTCAATGTCCAGTGGGGACTTGATGCCTACCCAGTCCGATGTGTACTAACTTGTCTAGGAAGTAAAAACTGTCTAACCACAACGCTGACCACAATCATGCAGCAAGACATGAAATTGTGAAACCCCCATACCCACAACGGGCTCTTgaggaaatacaaaaaaattcgaAGGTTCTGCAATTATTAGAGACAAACAAACTCttccttttattaatataaaatactatgCTTTTAATGCACATAGAATGAAGGAGTCTTATAAATTTTCACCCATactgataaatgtattttagcAATCTCacaggttttaaaattaatcgtaGTCCATCAAGAATAATCTGTGATGTCAGGACGTGCTTTCtaataagtgttttaaaaattaaaatttcttctaactCTCGTTCATATTGGAACATTTCTTAATATGCGCATAGTCTTATTATGCACAATATTATACGCATAGTCTTATGCCCATAAACCACATAGTCTTGGAAGTATTTGGTTCTGCGAAAAATGTGTGTATTATTAACAAACgaatagaatttttatcttttttggtTTGCGTGGTTTTTACCCTCGTTTAACGATAATTCTTGGGTACACATGATGCTTGCAAATGTAAAACGCAGATCATTTCCAACTTCCAATCCATTTCTCAGTGTTGTTTATATTTGCGACTAGGTTAAGAATCTTAACTcgcacaaataaataaaataaaaatgaaacctGATGTCTTCTCTGCCTGTTATGGATAAACTATGCACAGTAGAGACCAAATTTTTTATGACTGATTTCTCTACAATCTTGGtaattcatgttaaaaaaatttttcaacccACAAAACTAAACGAACTTCTCACCAGAAGATTCAGAAAAGAGATTCTAAAGATATAAAGTGCAGTAGAAAACAAGTGTAATCAGACACTCTGGAGTtgcttaagtaaaaaatgtcgCTCTACTTAAACCATTGTTTCTCAGCGAGAGATCCGCAAATACTATTTACGGGTAGATCTGTATAAGATagactttatttttgtaatacgGAACAGCAAACTAAGCTTTCTTTCCAATCAGACTTATAAAAGAACTAAATCTgagacttaaaataatatatttttaactaatacaaTAAGATAGATGCTTTAgagagaaattaaattcttggtacaaatttataaaaaagaacaactattatatattttatgcgaTATTCGAAATGCTGAAAACATTGTTTCGAAAAAGTAAACTTTGAAGCACACAAATGCTTTTGctttaacttttgatcaaaattattcttcagaaaaaaaaatgtgcgcagaaaaattagtaaataaataagtatataaataaaaataacggaCCATTTTGAATTACTTCTGTAGTTATGATCGGAACTTCATGTtttaagattcatttttaatggttcgaggaggtgactgatatgctaattaactagtgcagacgatattttaaattacgaacaACACCAAACACATTCAATTCAATCGCTTCCGTTATTTCTTATTGTtatatccttttttatttatttcgtgcTTACTTgtcttatttttgaaagagcCACAAAGTAAAAGAGTACTTAAGACCGCTCAGACTCGGGCACAGGGTCAAAGAACAAGGAAACTTTCTCTAAATGTGATGAGGCCGGTCACCTGCAAAGGGCAAAACCTTAAGTGCGTTAAAGAGAGGAACATCCATGAGGACCGAACTCAGTAGAAACGTCACAGAAGCGAGCCATCCTGAGGAGGACCGATTATTGGAGCTAACCTAACAACATCGATTTGTAAGCCTAATGGCGACACCGCAGCTCGGCAGGTTTTGGACTCGTTGCCTTTGCTGCGGTCCATCTCCTTGCTGTCGAATGGTGCTATTAATCTTGAGTGACTCGGAGCCTTGCCCTCGTATTGCTTGGCCCTCGAACTGGGCTGGGTTCTATCGTGACGACCGAATACCCAAATTTAGGGTGGAGTGGAAAAATCCTTCTTTACTTGTCTTATTTTGCTACCTAGTAGTTTCATAATTTGGTTCCgctaattattgattaaaatagaaaaattaatatttgcattaaaattaacaaaaattttatttatatttaaatagactCAGATTCGAACTATTTTTCGTTGTTGCGAGTTTATGAATGATCAAGAACAAACTGGTCAAAAAATTGTTTCGCCAATAGTCTGAATAACTATGATGGATAacaatgatgaaatattttacaggtCTTTCGAGAGTATAGTGTTGAGAAGCACTGACTTTAAATACTACTTCCTGTACTAAATATTTAGTCGAAGTCATTTTATTCGAAATCACTTTATTCATATaagttttcacatttaaatggtataaatttaaaaaaaaattaaattttaatagctaaataaaaaaaaacacattatgaGGCATGTGgccaaaatatgaatataagtTATCTAGTAATTAGTCTGTGAGTTATTTAAAAGGTGAGCGAGTACCATTGTTGATTGCTAtccaatgaaataatatttaaaaaaacacgcaCGCATTGCCCCCATTTTTCATGTCATAATGCCTATTTTTTCCATTGTGTTAAAGTAATACTTATTTCTTATCTAAAGTTTTGCAAAACTCTAATCTTAAATTCAATCTAATCTGtatctttagtttaaaaatttttttttgattggcacaaagataaaaaatatttttttcctttgttatcattttgctttttagctaaaaactaatttaaaaaaaacgttgctACCAAGCACTGACATATATTCAAAGCacacatttaaaactatatttaatctaaaaattaaacatgtgTTGCCTTTGAATGAAATTCGTGGGCAGCAATAGATTATAAGTGTTGCGTTTCATACAGTTAATAAAGTGAAACCTGTAAAGTTCACCACCCTTGCAGGTTTACAAGTTAGTATTTTTCAGCTATCAAGAACTAAATGAATCCTATATAATTAAAGGAGCGAAACTTTTGCAACTTGACCATCTTATTTGTTGACCACTGAAATAAATGTCAGAATTATTATTGAGTGTTATCCTAAATTGCCcgaagaaaaaagaactttcagTCAAGATACATTACGCTATTTATTACGTGAAAAAGCTTCATTGAATTGATGTTATAGCGgcgttaaaatcttttaatacgtaaaaatattgcaaaaaaaatattaaaatgagtaGAATGCTAAGTTTTCTTAACTGCACATGTTGTTGTGTGCTTATATTATTGATCAACTGGAACAcatcattaacaaaatgcatcATTTATGAACTTAATATTTGTTTCGTTAAACTTGCgagtttgaaatataaaattatgtgacAAATTGTAACATACTTTCAATTTCTTAAGATGCATGTGGTAAAACTCTTTCTAGGAAACTGCagttatatatttatctatattatgATTAatcaaaagcataaaaaaatgagaCCCGATATAAGAAGTTGTAGAACTAATGCATCGCAAGTGGTGAACATACTTTACAgtgcataaatttttctcaCCTTCTATTTTAAGATTGCCCATTGTGCAGcactagtgcgacgtaaatgaactacaaatAAAAGGCTGGCTCCCCTTCTTTGGTagccgacgacctgcacgtgaagtcgaacactttacggtagaacagtttaacgaagaccgataccgcgcaccctcagTCCTTGCGTAGGCTGATCAAATGACTCATCTACCCACTTTGTGATGGATATGAGAGTCGACACTTGACTGGATTGATGAGTGAATACATAACCCTGAAAGGATTTactatgaaaagaaaagaaagaataaaatactttgatatttttcaaaattcttttgaattgtCTATTAAagctgcattttttattttatttatttgatactgTAATAATTTCCCAGCAAAGTAGGTGACTGAAAGTTTAATGCTTTATCTTTACAAACACGCATTAGTAAGATTCGATTTCATGAGTTTGCTTTTGATCATTTTCTAGGAGTGACCCACACATCGAGAGTCCTAGTCGTGGTCACTTCCAAATAGTTCTTTGGTATGGAGTATGATAGTTTGAAATTCTTAACAATAGCTGCTAAAAATACGAAGGCTTGCATCAACACAAAACTCTCTCCTAAGCAGACTCTTTtacctaaaaatgaaaaaaaggaatcgTTATGAGTAGAAAAACTAACTTATTAGGAATCTAGGTTTattataaatccaaaaaaatatttttttaaagaaactgcgagttttgcaaaacttttttttataaagaaactgtaATAGTATACAAATAGTATAATAAGGAATAGTATACAAATACcagactatttttaaagaagggCAGTAACAACTACACTAAGGCACCCACAAcgtaaaagaaatatcatttgcTCTACTtatgtattatataataaagacaaatttttatagcaaaagaataataaaatatcctcaaacAAATGAGGTTAAAGTAAGAcactattttaaagtatgaagGTAATTTGAAAATACAGATCATCAGAATCGCCGTAGGCAATCGAATGTCACGCGTTCAAGTACCGATTTCCGTCATGACTTGCTcaattgcatttatattttggaAGTGTGCTTAGTACTCAGAAACTTACGAATTAAATGAAATGACCAGTGCACTGCCTTTAGTGGCATGGCAATTCTAAATTAGCAGTCATACTGTTTTAATACAAGTTTACGAGTGCAATTAGTAGTTGAATGGTACTCACCTACACCAAATATTATGGGTAGTTCTTCTTTTGGTTTGGCATCCGTTGCGAGGAATCTTGAGggattaaatttttcaggatTTTCGTAAACTTGGGAGTCGTTGTGAATAGCGTAAACATTAGTCAGGGTGATGGCTCCCTTGGGTATCCTGTATCCTCCAATTGTGGTCTCTTCTGCAACAAGGGTAACAAATTTTTAGCATATATCAGTACATTCCTGATAGAAAACTTACAGTGGCAAAACTAAATATGTTCGTTCAGGTAATAGAGAAAGGCAGTGGACGCTCTCACGTAAGAGTGCTATGCGCAAAGTCCGATTTTTAAGAAGtcgtacagaaaaaaaatttacaagttcTGAAGAAatcgtcaaaataaaatttatttttgttaaaatcagTTAGATTTCAGACAGAAACTATTGCAGAAATAGCAAAGATTGGTTAGAACTGATGCTATTTTAAGAAGAGTGTTGTTAAGGTTTAGAGAATAAGATTATAATCTAATGATGAACCGTTTTAAATAGAACATTAGAAGAATTTAATCGGAGGCATATTTACTTACTTGTACATTCTAAACTTGGAAAAGGGGGAAATAAATTAGCCGTTCGCTGGGCTTCCAGAAGGAAAGCGTTGAAGTATCTGAGTTTGCTTTTGTCTGCAAGTATTGGATTTCTGTCTTCTCCGCACACTTCCACTAACTCCCAGTAGATTGTTTCCTGCTCTTCGGGATGGTCCAACAGAGCCATGAGAATGACTGTTAAGAATGTGGCAACATTGAGCACTCCGTCACCAACAAACATAAGGAGGTTGCTCACTAACGTTTCATctggggagaaaaaaaagataataatgcCTAATGcttagtttttgaaatagatgatacttttaattcaattccAGAAATATAGATTATATTAGTCTTAGGTTGATTGAAAATCCAATTCTTTGCAAACAGGGGCAGTTCTTTGGAAATGCACTTGCCTAATTGGAAAAATATCTCGAATTTTCTTGAAtcagcttgaaattttttaggcTCAATGCAGTGAGCTCACATACCTTTAGGCAAATTAGaaagaataacatttttcagttatgcTAAATTATTGCAGTTCTATTGAAATAAGcgattttaataagtttaaatatatcaggcagattaaaaaatactggAGACTTTAGCGAAAAGTTGACGACATTTTCAAACAGCcgaattttaaacagaatacaATCGAATATTTTGATGTAGGGCAGCATTTTGTTAGTTTGGTGATTATGTCAGATGATACTTGATTATCCTACTCaatattgaatcatatttaCCTGAAAAGTATTCGTAGGTAGGGTCACCATTTGATTTTCTGGTGATTCTTTCCAGATTGTAGGCGTCGATAATGTCTCGTACATTCTCACTATGAAATGTCCGCTTGTGATCGTCGATCATTTTTTGCAATCTTTCTGTCACGTTTGCATGCACTTCCAGAACTTTTTTGTAGCGGGGGTGAAGAGGAGCGATTAAATATCTAGGGCAAAAAAAACAGCTTCTATTTAGACGTGTAACTTAAACCCTAAAGAAAGCATagataattttttggaaaattttcatatattttctctctgttcaaaaagaaaagtatttagtaTCGTTTTTACTTTCCTATTTTTTACTTCCTCCATAGCATCAATGTGAATTTAGTTGGGgttatattagtattttcttttggtattttgattttaaaaaacagtgataattatttcagtaataCTTTCAAGTAACGGTGGAAGctagctgaattttttttttttttgtttttgtttttgttttttttaaaaaacgcgtTTAGTTGAAACAGGTCAAATCCAGTTTAAGACTTATGCTGATCGGCTCATTCATAAATGTATAGAGAATTTTAGTGGCGGAAATGAATATTGTGTTTGTATGCATCAAATTTATTACAGCTTGAACAAATTCATAGGCTTTATGAAAgacaaaacaattaatttgaaaaatgcaaactattgaataaaatatcagcCATGaagataacaaaaaagaaagcattaaaaatgtatcgaaaaaatcttattacttTAGTTGTAAAATGTTAGTACATTAAGCACCATGAATATTTATggtatatagtttttatttctttaaaaatattagatttatcaGGGATTTTggtaatacataaataattgaaaataaaatttttgaatatcatattacttaattattccatgaatattttcaatacaaCACAAATCTTtccttaatattaatatgaacaTGAAAACTGAGtgattaaatgaataatgaacaattaaatgataaatttaataattgaatgaaaaaataattaaaataaatgaataaaccaACACATTAGAATAGTAaagtgtaaagaaaaaaaaattaatgatggaTAACAcaacaaataaagaaacaagCAAAATAACTCCTAAGAATAAAAGAACACGTTTGAAacgaagta
This window encodes:
- the LOC107443521 gene encoding cytochrome P450 2B6; its protein translation is MEFFKAVITDIFQNYSSNLVIGGTLVFLLLVSLLIFRDRGLPPGPTGIPFLGYWPFLDDENIHLQEVAWKKKYGDVFSFRVTGKLYINLASFKRLREAHITKSDCFKKRTSEYNILVRIFGDGITFSEGEKWRTVRKYFTSEFRERGLTVFNENTAGVMDEAVSCFIKELREGSNKPVDVMRLLTHKCNHIIRQTLFGLNTTVSETDINKILEDYKIVTSLFHTSSMLLHGKLAKYLIAPLHPRYKKVLEVHANVTERLQKMIDDHKRTFHSENVRDIIDAYNLERITRKSNGDPTYEYFSDETLVSNLLMFVGDGVLNVATFLTVILMALLDHPEEQETIYWELVEVCGEDRNPILADKSKLRYFNAFLLEAQRTANLFPPFPSLECTKETTIGGYRIPKGAITLTNVYAIHNDSQVYENPEKFNPSRFLATDAKPKEELPIIFGVGKRVCLGESFVLMQAFVFLAAIVKNFKLSYSIPKNYLEVTTTRTLDVWVTPRK